A genomic window from Cytobacillus suaedae includes:
- a CDS encoding ABC transporter ATP-binding protein translates to MKDTIQKLRFLLNKRDKKKFFLLFIMMIVAAVFETIGIGLIIPIVGIITNPTIVQEQSILSVIYEILNFQSLNAFILFTVAILLFVYIIKNAYLLLFYYVQYKVIFNQRVKLSRKMFKEYLTKPYTFHLERNSSELLRNINSEVNKVFGGIVLSGFQLLTEILVIISIVTLLVYTAPLATLIAGSLLLASVMIFLKTFRKKITFLGTEEQRVNREVIKSINQGLGASKEVKVSGKEQYFVQAYDKQSQTLANNTVYKNILDQVPRFFIETLLVAVVLIMMVTLVFQGSDSSKLVSTMSLFAMAAFRLMPSINRIVSLLTSIRFNQPALSVIFNDLVIEKIDSNRVKETSNYMLKPEMVNSNEKTFLHSINLESVSFRYPNQKEYSIKDITLTIPIGSSVAFVGTSGAGKTTIVDVILGLLEPEKGRVFVDGIELKELLPIWKHKIGYIPQSIYLSDETVRKNIAFGIEDKDIDDLAVQKAMEDAQLKEFIDSLPDGLETVVGERGVRLSGGQRQRIGIARALYHNPEIIFLDEATSALDNETEMEIMKAIDGLKGEKTLIIIAHRLSTIENCDIVFKVDQGKLLSTQHKLKQTI, encoded by the coding sequence TTGAAGGATACAATACAAAAACTAAGGTTCCTCTTAAATAAGAGAGATAAGAAAAAGTTTTTTTTACTATTTATAATGATGATCGTTGCAGCGGTTTTCGAAACAATAGGAATCGGGCTGATTATTCCAATTGTTGGAATTATAACAAATCCAACTATTGTCCAAGAACAATCGATTTTGTCAGTAATATATGAAATACTTAATTTTCAATCGTTGAATGCCTTTATTTTATTTACTGTTGCTATTTTATTATTTGTCTATATTATCAAAAATGCATATTTATTACTATTTTATTATGTTCAATATAAAGTCATTTTTAACCAAAGAGTAAAACTTTCCAGAAAAATGTTTAAAGAGTATTTGACAAAACCTTATACATTTCACTTAGAAAGAAACTCTTCTGAATTATTAAGGAATATTAATAGTGAAGTGAATAAGGTATTTGGTGGGATAGTATTATCTGGTTTTCAATTATTAACTGAAATCTTAGTCATAATATCTATAGTTACATTACTAGTTTATACAGCACCGTTAGCTACACTTATAGCTGGTTCATTGTTACTTGCGAGTGTAATGATATTTTTAAAAACTTTTCGCAAGAAGATTACTTTTTTAGGGACAGAAGAACAAAGGGTAAATCGTGAGGTAATTAAATCTATAAATCAAGGTTTAGGGGCTAGTAAAGAGGTAAAGGTCTCAGGGAAAGAACAATATTTTGTTCAAGCTTATGATAAGCAGAGTCAAACCTTGGCAAATAATACTGTATATAAGAATATACTAGATCAGGTACCAAGGTTTTTTATTGAGACATTATTAGTAGCAGTTGTTCTTATTATGATGGTTACTCTTGTTTTCCAAGGTTCTGATTCTAGTAAATTAGTTTCTACCATGTCATTATTTGCTATGGCAGCATTTAGGCTTATGCCGTCGATTAATCGAATTGTTTCATTGTTAACATCTATTCGTTTTAATCAACCTGCATTGTCAGTAATCTTTAATGATCTAGTAATTGAGAAAATTGACAGTAATAGAGTAAAGGAAACTTCAAACTATATGTTAAAACCTGAAATGGTTAATAGTAATGAAAAGACTTTCTTGCATTCAATAAATTTAGAAAGTGTATCTTTTCGTTATCCAAATCAAAAGGAATATTCTATAAAAGATATAACATTAACAATACCTATTGGAAGTTCCGTAGCTTTTGTTGGGACATCTGGGGCGGGAAAAACAACTATTGTCGATGTCATATTAGGCCTATTAGAACCAGAAAAAGGTAGAGTTTTTGTAGATGGAATAGAGCTAAAAGAACTCCTACCTATATGGAAACATAAAATTGGTTATATCCCACAATCCATTTACTTATCAGATGAAACTGTTCGTAAAAACATTGCATTTGGGATTGAAGACAAGGATATAGATGATTTAGCAGTTCAGAAAGCTATGGAAGATGCACAGTTAAAAGAATTTATAGATTCACTTCCTGATGGTTTAGAGACAGTGGTTGGAGAAAGAGGAGTTAGACTCTCTGGAGGACAACGACAACGAATAGGAATTGCAAGAGCTTTGTATCACAACCCAGAAATTATCTTTTTGGATGAAGCAACTTCAGCTTTAGATAACGAGACAGAAATGGAGATTATGAAAGCGATTGATGGACTTAAAGGCGAAAAGACACTAATCATTATTGCCCATCGCTTAAGTACAATTGAAAATTGTGACATTGTCTTTAAAGTGGACCAAGGAAAACTACTTTCGACACAACATAAACTAAAACAAACGATATGA
- a CDS encoding glycosyltransferase, with product MKKNILIAVYNMEIGGIERSLINMLESFDYTNYNIDLLIYHHIGEFMNLIPNSVTVLPEIAMYSVFRKPVTLCIKEKQYSLAVVRVLAKYIAKIKSKSRKLEEGSGYIQMQLAQKYSSFLLPTLEKEYDVAISYAWPHDIVANKVRAKKKIAWVHTDYSKLEIDNELDLKVWDKFDYIASVSDACKESFLSAYPILKEKVMVVENITSPEFIKKMAEKNLEVLDSDPNTFKIVSVGRLSYVKGFDLAIEALRRLHDRGLKDIKWYIIGYGGFEKELKDLITEHNLKDSFILLGKKTNPYPYIKNCDLYVQPSRYEGKAVTVSEAMILGKPILLTNYPTASSQLENGIEGVICDLSVQGLVKDIENFYHNQELKNSLINNISKRDYSNSYELDKLYKVIS from the coding sequence ATGAAAAAAAACATTTTGATTGCAGTATATAACATGGAAATCGGTGGAATCGAAAGAAGCTTAATTAATATGTTAGAAAGCTTTGATTATACTAATTACAATATCGATTTATTAATTTATCACCATATTGGAGAGTTTATGAACCTAATTCCAAATAGTGTGACTGTGTTGCCTGAAATTGCAATGTACAGTGTGTTTCGAAAACCTGTTACTCTTTGTATCAAAGAAAAACAGTATTCATTGGCTGTAGTTCGGGTGCTAGCAAAGTATATTGCAAAAATTAAATCCAAATCTAGAAAACTAGAAGAAGGATCAGGTTATATTCAGATGCAGTTAGCACAAAAATACTCCTCGTTCTTATTACCAACACTGGAAAAAGAGTATGATGTAGCGATAAGTTATGCATGGCCACATGATATTGTTGCAAATAAGGTGAGAGCTAAGAAAAAAATTGCATGGGTGCATACAGATTATAGTAAGTTAGAGATTGATAATGAGTTGGATTTAAAAGTGTGGGATAAATTTGATTATATTGCTTCTGTATCAGATGCATGTAAAGAATCGTTCTTATCAGCTTATCCGATTTTAAAAGAAAAAGTGATGGTTGTTGAAAATATAACATCACCGGAATTTATAAAGAAGATGGCAGAGAAAAACCTAGAAGTTCTTGATTCTGATCCAAATACCTTTAAAATTGTCTCTGTTGGTAGACTTTCTTATGTTAAAGGATTTGATTTAGCAATTGAAGCACTTAGACGGTTACATGATAGAGGGCTTAAAGATATAAAATGGTACATTATTGGTTACGGTGGATTTGAAAAAGAACTAAAAGATTTGATAACTGAGCATAATCTAAAAGATAGTTTTATTCTTTTGGGAAAAAAAACAAATCCTTACCCATATATCAAGAATTGTGATCTTTACGTTCAGCCTTCAAGATATGAAGGAAAGGCAGTAACCGTTTCAGAAGCAATGATTTTAGGAAAACCAATATTACTTACAAATTATCCAACAGCTTCTAGCCAATTAGAGAATGGAATTGAAGGCGTTATTTGTGATTTAAGTGTTCAAGGTCTAGTTAAAGATATAGAGAATTTTTATCATAATCAAGAACTAAAGAATTCTTTAATTAATAATATTAGTAAAAGGGATTATAGCAATAGCTATGAACTTGATAAGTTGTATAAAGTTATTTCATAG
- a CDS encoding acyltransferase → MQISHLIGIGRGIFFKILYFNNIKTTIFSLQSNSKIEVFNKRARIHIGKFVFIRKNASLRIDYNGVLQLGNNVFINDNCTINCVNRITIGKNTKIGPNVCINDHDHNYKKNTSDHLVRGEVTIGENVWIGSNVVILRDTHIGDNVVIAAGSVVKGTVPSNTIYLNKRETELRTFQHDYTRLQKVQG, encoded by the coding sequence ATGCAAATCTCACACTTGATAGGAATAGGTAGAGGTATCTTTTTTAAAATACTTTATTTTAATAACATAAAAACAACCATATTTTCTTTACAGTCAAATAGTAAAATAGAAGTTTTTAATAAAAGGGCAAGGATTCATATTGGAAAATTTGTCTTCATTCGTAAAAATGCAAGTTTACGTATTGATTATAATGGTGTTCTTCAATTAGGGAACAATGTCTTTATTAATGATAATTGTACAATTAATTGTGTTAATCGAATTACGATAGGTAAAAACACTAAAATTGGGCCAAATGTTTGTATTAATGATCACGATCATAATTATAAAAAAAATACATCTGACCATTTAGTAAGAGGGGAAGTAACGATTGGTGAAAACGTTTGGATAGGTTCCAATGTTGTCATTTTAAGAGATACACATATTGGAGATAATGTAGTGATTGCAGCTGGTAGTGTTGTAAAAGGGACAGTTCCGTCAAATACAATCTATCTGAATAAAAGAGAAACAGAGCTAAGAACTTTTCAACATGATTACACTAGACTACAAAAGGTTCAAGGATAA
- a CDS encoding glycosyl transferase: MNSTNSIPKTIHYCWFGGKEKPDLVKGCMESWKEKLPDYQIVEWNETNFDINVNSYVKEAYNSGKYAFVSDYVRVHALYHFGGIYLDTDVEVFKSFNDLLHHPSFWGFEQENYIATSTIGAQKGNVLIKQFLESYKDKKFLKEDGTINSLTNVAIITKMLEGLGLKTDGKYQEIEGLGVFYPQAYFSPYDYINCQKLITENSYAMHHFYKSWLPLKVRIKGKLKAYLSKVIGGHNIARLRKIYR, from the coding sequence ATGAATTCTACAAATAGCATCCCAAAAACAATACATTACTGTTGGTTTGGTGGGAAAGAAAAACCTGATCTTGTTAAAGGGTGTATGGAAAGCTGGAAAGAGAAATTACCAGATTATCAGATTGTGGAATGGAACGAAACGAATTTTGATATAAATGTAAACTCATATGTCAAAGAAGCATACAACTCAGGAAAATATGCTTTCGTAAGTGATTATGTGAGAGTACATGCTTTATATCACTTTGGCGGTATTTACTTAGATACCGATGTAGAAGTTTTTAAATCTTTCAATGATTTATTACATCACCCTTCCTTTTGGGGCTTTGAACAAGAAAACTATATTGCAACAAGCACAATTGGTGCTCAAAAAGGGAATGTATTAATTAAACAATTTCTTGAGTCTTATAAGGATAAAAAGTTTCTTAAGGAAGACGGTACTATTAATAGTTTGACGAATGTTGCTATCATTACGAAGATGCTTGAGGGTTTGGGACTTAAAACAGACGGTAAGTACCAAGAAATTGAAGGTTTAGGCGTGTTTTATCCACAAGCCTATTTTTCTCCCTATGATTATATAAATTGTCAAAAACTGATTACTGAAAACTCATATGCGATGCATCATTTTTATAAGAGTTGGCTTCCTCTAAAAGTGAGGATAAAAGGAAAACTAAAAGCTTACCTATCAAAAGTAATTGGTGGCCATAATATAGCGAGATTAAGAAAAATATATCGGTAA
- a CDS encoding helix-turn-helix domain-containing protein, with amino-acid sequence MLGELIGNLRKQKGLTLSELAKRAQISKSYLSSIERNLNLNPSLQVVNRIATVLDVEIDAFLNPDKKDSHQHDLDPDVIQLATELKETGVKKEEIKHYKTLIEFIQWRKNKI; translated from the coding sequence TTGTTAGGAGAATTAATAGGCAATCTTAGAAAACAAAAAGGATTAACTCTTTCAGAATTAGCTAAGCGGGCGCAAATATCTAAATCTTACTTGAGTAGTATTGAGCGAAATTTAAATCTCAATCCTTCTTTACAAGTTGTTAACAGAATTGCCACTGTATTAGATGTAGAAATAGATGCATTCTTAAATCCAGATAAAAAGGATAGTCACCAACATGATTTAGATCCAGATGTTATTCAATTAGCTACGGAGTTAAAAGAAACAGGGGTTAAGAAAGAAGAAATCAAACACTATAAAACACTTATTGAATTTATTCAATGGAGAAAAAATAAAATTTAA
- a CDS encoding aminotransferase class I/II-fold pyridoxal phosphate-dependent enzyme, giving the protein MNKKRIYLSSPHMSGNELKYINEAFDTNWIAPLGPNVDEFEKEIAQYVGASEAVAVSSGTAAIHLALSLLGVQSGDRVFCSSLTFIASANPIIYQGAEPVFIDSEPETWNMSPVALQRAFNDAVIDGILPKAVIVVNLYGQSAKMDDIITICNQYNVPIIEDAAESLGATYKGKASGTFGKFGIFSFNGNKIITTSGGGMLVSDDIEALKKARFLATQARDHAPHYQHSQIGYNYRLSNILAGIGRAQLQVLEERVEARRTVFQRYSEELSHLPGFTFMPELQDTVSNRWLTALTINEEEAGVSVLEILTSLSEENIEARPVWKPLHLQPVFSEMKYFPHSETESISDQLFQNGLCLPSGSNMTEDDLERVIKHIRLTVMKRRDTVSISK; this is encoded by the coding sequence ATGAATAAGAAACGGATTTATTTATCTTCTCCACATATGAGTGGAAATGAACTAAAATACATAAATGAAGCTTTTGATACCAATTGGATTGCTCCTCTTGGACCAAATGTAGATGAATTTGAAAAGGAAATAGCTCAATATGTTGGAGCCAGTGAAGCAGTAGCTGTGAGTTCGGGAACGGCAGCAATTCATTTGGCTCTTTCTTTATTAGGAGTACAAAGTGGAGACAGAGTGTTTTGCTCAAGTCTTACATTTATAGCAAGTGCAAATCCAATTATCTATCAAGGTGCTGAACCCGTCTTTATTGATTCTGAGCCTGAAACTTGGAATATGTCTCCCGTGGCTTTACAAAGAGCATTTAATGACGCTGTGATAGATGGAATTCTTCCTAAAGCAGTTATAGTGGTCAATCTTTATGGGCAAAGTGCAAAAATGGATGACATTATCACAATCTGTAATCAGTACAATGTTCCAATTATTGAAGATGCGGCCGAGTCATTAGGAGCTACATATAAAGGGAAAGCAAGTGGAACTTTTGGAAAGTTTGGCATCTTTTCATTTAATGGTAATAAGATTATCACTACATCGGGTGGAGGAATGTTGGTTTCGGATGACATTGAAGCATTAAAGAAAGCAAGATTTCTAGCAACTCAAGCAAGAGATCACGCTCCTCACTACCAACATAGTCAAATCGGGTATAATTACCGATTGAGTAACATCTTAGCTGGAATAGGAAGAGCTCAATTACAAGTTTTAGAGGAAAGGGTTGAAGCAAGAAGAACCGTTTTCCAACGCTATTCGGAGGAGCTTTCACACCTTCCTGGATTTACATTTATGCCTGAATTACAAGACACTGTATCTAATCGCTGGTTAACAGCTTTAACAATAAATGAGGAAGAAGCAGGAGTTTCGGTATTAGAAATTTTAACAAGTTTAAGTGAAGAGAATATAGAAGCGAGACCAGTTTGGAAGCCACTTCACCTTCAGCCTGTTTTTAGTGAAATGAAATATTTTCCTCATAGTGAAACTGAAAGTATTTCAGACCAACTTTTTCAAAATGGGTTATGTTTACCATCTGGTTCAAATATGACAGAGGATGATTTAGAAAGAGTTATAAAGCATATCAGGCTAACAGTAATGAAAAGAAGAGATACTGTATCTATTTCAAAATAA
- a CDS encoding acetyltransferase: protein MKIVIIGHSGHSKVITDIIHATKGLHIIGYLDNKYETVQVKNDVIYAPQSAINDLKKEYGEIKFVIAIGDNRIRKMMVEMMKLTENEFITVIHPSSSVSPSAKIGRGTVVMPKTIINADSVIGNHCIINSGAIVEHDCIVEDFVHLCPNSTITGTVKVAEGCMLGSGATIIPNKIIGEWTTIGAGSTVIDHLPANTVAVGSPAKTIVKNQMKTG, encoded by the coding sequence ATGAAAATTGTCATTATTGGTCATAGCGGTCATAGTAAGGTGATTACTGATATTATCCATGCAACAAAAGGGCTCCATATCATCGGGTATCTAGATAACAAATATGAAACAGTTCAAGTTAAGAATGATGTCATTTATGCTCCTCAAAGTGCTATTAATGATTTGAAGAAGGAATACGGAGAAATTAAGTTTGTTATCGCTATAGGAGATAACCGAATTAGAAAAATGATGGTAGAAATGATGAAGTTAACAGAAAACGAGTTTATCACGGTGATCCATCCTAGTTCAAGTGTAAGCCCAAGTGCAAAGATTGGGAGAGGTACTGTTGTCATGCCTAAAACGATTATCAATGCAGATTCGGTTATTGGGAATCATTGTATCATTAATTCTGGAGCAATAGTTGAGCATGACTGTATAGTTGAAGACTTTGTTCATTTATGTCCTAACAGTACAATAACTGGCACTGTTAAGGTAGCTGAGGGTTGTATGTTAGGAAGCGGGGCAACCATTATACCAAATAAAATAATTGGTGAATGGACAACAATCGGAGCAGGTTCAACAGTCATTGATCATCTTCCTGCAAATACTGTTGCTGTTGGTTCTCCTGCTAAAACAATCGTTAAAAATCAAATGAAAACTGGGTGA
- a CDS encoding sugar transferase codes for MKRLFDLSVSIITLVSLFPIFVVVGFLVRVKLGSPIIFKQERPGLNGHLFLLYKFRTMTDEKDTTGQLLPDALRLTPFGRLMRKYSLDEYPQLWNVIKGDLSLVGPRPLLVEYLPLYTKEQALRHNVRPGITGWAQVNGRNNVSWEEKFKLDVWYVRNQSIYLDIKILFLTVYKVFISDGINQPGSATVESFKGSKSVGGGH; via the coding sequence ATGAAGAGGTTATTTGACTTATCGGTTTCTATCATAACACTTGTGAGTTTATTTCCAATTTTTGTTGTAGTCGGATTTTTAGTCAGAGTGAAGCTAGGATCACCGATTATTTTTAAACAAGAACGTCCAGGGTTGAATGGTCATCTATTTCTATTATATAAGTTTAGAACGATGACGGATGAAAAAGATACAACTGGACAGCTTCTTCCAGATGCTTTGAGGTTAACTCCCTTTGGAAGGCTTATGCGTAAATATAGTTTAGATGAATATCCTCAATTATGGAACGTAATAAAAGGAGATTTGAGTTTAGTTGGTCCAAGACCCTTACTAGTTGAGTATTTACCTCTGTATACAAAAGAACAAGCACTTAGACATAATGTTAGACCAGGAATAACAGGGTGGGCTCAAGTTAATGGTAGAAATAATGTTTCGTGGGAAGAGAAATTCAAGCTAGACGTTTGGTACGTTAGGAATCAATCAATCTACTTAGATATAAAAATACTATTTCTGACGGTGTATAAAGTGTTCATTTCGGACGGCATAAACCAACCAGGGAGCGCAACCGTGGAGAGTTTTAAGGGATCTAAATCAGTTGGAGGAGGTCATTAA
- the galE gene encoding UDP-glucose 4-epimerase GalE, which produces MAVLITGGAGYIGSHTCVELLNANYEIVVLDNFSNSKPEVIDRITDITGRSFKFYPIDLLDEGKLDQVFTENEIEAVIHFAGLKAVGESVNFPLKYYHTNITSTLALCKAMQRHNVKKLIFSSSATVYGTPKTFPISEDSPLGALNPYGRTKLMIEEMLKDLYQSDNQWSISILRYFNPVGAHSSGLIGEDPNGIPNNLIPFITQVAIGKLKELSVFGDQYPTADGTGVRDYIHVVDLAFGHLRALKRATISTGCEVYNLGTGKGYSVLEMITAFEKASDKKIPYKIVSPRAGDVAVCYADPQKARSELGWKAKKQIDEMCEDAWRWQNMNPNGYSDNQEMKSLTYK; this is translated from the coding sequence ATGGCTGTACTAATAACAGGGGGAGCTGGATACATAGGAAGTCATACATGTGTTGAGCTACTAAATGCAAATTATGAGATTGTCGTTTTGGATAACTTTAGCAACAGTAAACCAGAAGTGATTGATAGAATTACAGATATTACAGGACGTTCGTTTAAGTTTTACCCTATTGATTTGTTAGATGAGGGTAAATTGGATCAAGTCTTTACAGAAAATGAAATTGAAGCAGTGATACATTTTGCAGGTTTAAAAGCAGTTGGAGAGTCTGTTAATTTTCCTCTTAAATATTATCATACCAATATTACTAGTACACTGGCTCTTTGCAAAGCTATGCAAAGACATAATGTGAAAAAATTAATCTTTAGTTCATCTGCAACGGTTTATGGTACCCCAAAAACGTTTCCAATATCTGAGGACAGTCCTTTAGGAGCGTTAAACCCTTATGGTCGTACAAAGTTGATGATCGAGGAAATGTTAAAAGATCTTTATCAATCTGATAATCAATGGAGTATTTCTATCTTAAGATATTTTAATCCGGTTGGTGCCCACTCTAGTGGACTGATTGGAGAAGATCCTAATGGTATCCCGAATAACCTTATACCATTTATAACGCAAGTTGCAATTGGAAAACTTAAGGAACTTAGTGTTTTTGGTGATCAATACCCAACTGCAGATGGTACAGGTGTAAGAGATTATATCCATGTTGTTGACTTGGCATTTGGACACTTGAGAGCTTTAAAAAGGGCGACAATTTCAACTGGGTGTGAAGTATATAATTTAGGAACTGGAAAAGGATATAGTGTCTTAGAGATGATTACGGCATTTGAAAAAGCGTCAGATAAGAAGATTCCTTATAAAATAGTTAGTCCTAGAGCTGGGGATGTAGCTGTTTGCTATGCAGATCCACAAAAAGCAAGAAGTGAACTAGGTTGGAAGGCAAAGAAACAGATCGATGAGATGTGTGAAGATGCCTGGCGATGGCAGAATATGAATCCAAATGGTTACAGTGATAACCAGGAAATGAAGTCTTTAACTTATAAATAA
- a CDS encoding EpsG family protein encodes MTVLWINLVLVFSFALLARYFSTNLVMNSSGSIIKVQPNKLLFLFSILSFIVVSGLRHNIGDTPFYKHAYIINDFTWEYVKAQDDIGFAILQMILKMYTNDPQPLIFITAFVTNLLILLVFYKYSRLVELSIYVYITGGLFLVTMNGIRQCLAAAILFAGTKFLIEGNMVKYFLVVVFASLFHQSALVLILVYFLVRYKPWTKATLVLLFFAAVIVMGFNQMSTVLFSAIENTQYSVYSDFDEGGANIIRVIVFAAPLVIAFLGREKLRQIFPQSDVFVNMALVGLAFMIISTANWIFARFNIYFELYQLVLVSWTIHLFKERQQKLVYLGLLSCYFAYYFYESVLNLNVRYISRFFG; translated from the coding sequence ATGACTGTCCTATGGATTAACCTTGTTTTAGTATTTTCATTCGCTCTTTTAGCTAGATATTTTTCAACAAATCTAGTAATGAATAGTTCAGGTTCAATCATAAAAGTGCAACCAAATAAATTGTTATTTCTATTCTCAATATTATCTTTTATTGTTGTTTCTGGTTTGCGTCACAATATCGGAGATACGCCATTCTATAAACATGCCTACATTATAAATGATTTCACGTGGGAATATGTTAAAGCACAAGATGATATTGGCTTTGCTATACTTCAAATGATTTTAAAAATGTATACAAATGACCCTCAACCCCTAATCTTTATAACTGCTTTTGTTACGAATCTATTAATCCTCCTTGTGTTTTACAAGTACTCAAGGCTCGTTGAGTTGAGTATCTATGTCTATATCACGGGAGGTTTGTTTCTAGTTACAATGAATGGAATTAGACAATGTTTAGCTGCTGCTATCCTCTTTGCGGGTACTAAGTTTTTAATAGAGGGGAATATGGTTAAGTATTTTTTAGTGGTTGTATTTGCATCTTTATTTCATCAGAGTGCACTTGTCTTAATTCTTGTTTATTTTCTAGTACGTTATAAACCGTGGACAAAGGCAACTTTAGTTCTTTTATTTTTTGCTGCAGTTATCGTTATGGGCTTTAACCAGATGTCTACTGTACTATTTTCTGCTATTGAAAATACTCAATATAGTGTATATAGCGATTTCGACGAAGGTGGGGCAAATATTATTCGAGTGATTGTTTTTGCAGCTCCATTGGTTATAGCGTTTTTAGGAAGAGAAAAGCTACGACAAATATTCCCACAAAGTGACGTGTTTGTGAATATGGCATTAGTAGGATTAGCTTTTATGATTATATCAACCGCAAATTGGATTTTTGCCAGGTTTAATATTTATTTTGAACTATATCAACTAGTCTTAGTGTCTTGGACAATACATTTATTTAAAGAGAGACAGCAAAAGCTAGTTTACTTAGGGCTGCTAAGTTGTTATTTTGCATATTACTTTTACGAAAGTGTTTTGAATCTAAATGTCAGGTATATAAGCCGTTTCTTTGGATAA
- the galU gene encoding UTP--glucose-1-phosphate uridylyltransferase GalU, with protein sequence MKKVRKAIIPAAGLGTRFLPATKAMPKEMLPIVDKPTIQYIIEEAVESGIEDIIIVTGKGKRAIEDHFDHSFELEQNLFDKGKFELLEEVQKSSKLVDIHYIRQKEPKGLGHAIWCARKFIGDEPFAVLLGDDIVSAEKPCLKQMIEQYERYNASILGVQTVPKNEVTRYGIVDGNQIGERFYSVNSLVEKPKQEEAPSNLAIMGRYILNPRIFNILGKQHPGAGGEIQLTDAIAGLNQHEAVYAYDFEGTRYDVGEKMGFIQTTIEFALKREDLRAHLLDYLAAKLDKELIK encoded by the coding sequence ATGAAAAAAGTAAGAAAAGCAATTATCCCAGCAGCAGGACTTGGAACTAGATTTCTTCCTGCAACGAAAGCAATGCCAAAAGAAATGCTGCCAATTGTTGATAAACCAACAATTCAATACATTATTGAAGAAGCTGTAGAATCAGGAATTGAAGATATCATTATCGTTACTGGAAAAGGTAAACGTGCCATCGAGGATCACTTTGATCATTCATTTGAACTAGAACAAAATTTATTCGATAAAGGTAAATTTGAATTATTAGAAGAAGTACAAAAATCATCGAAACTAGTTGATATCCATTATATTCGTCAAAAAGAACCTAAGGGATTAGGTCATGCGATTTGGTGTGCACGTAAATTCATTGGTGATGAACCATTTGCTGTGCTACTTGGTGACGACATTGTCTCAGCTGAAAAGCCATGCTTAAAGCAAATGATTGAGCAATACGAACGTTACAATGCATCTATCTTAGGAGTTCAAACTGTACCTAAGAATGAAGTTACTCGATATGGAATTGTTGATGGAAACCAAATTGGAGAGCGATTCTACAGTGTTAACAGTTTAGTTGAAAAACCTAAACAAGAGGAAGCTCCATCGAATCTAGCCATAATGGGGCGCTATATTTTAAATCCAAGAATCTTTAACATTCTTGGAAAACAACATCCTGGTGCAGGTGGCGAAATACAGTTAACGGATGCGATTGCGGGGCTTAATCAGCATGAAGCAGTTTATGCCTATGATTTTGAAGGAACTCGCTATGATGTTGGTGAAAAAATGGGCTTTATCCAGACAACGATAGAATTTGCTCTAAAGAGGGAAGATTTAAGGGCACATTTATTGGACTATCTAGCCGCAAAGCTGGATAAAGAACTTATTAAGTAA